The following coding sequences lie in one Rickettsia hoogstraalii genomic window:
- a CDS encoding pyruvate dehydrogenase complex dihydrolipoamide acetyltransferase, with translation MPIKILMPALSPTMTEGNLARWLKKEGDKVNPGEVIAEIETDKATMEVEAVDEGILAKIVIPQNSQNVPVNSLIAVLSEEGEEKADIDAFIAKNNNVSPSVNVEEQGQLNSQSFRQDEFKDESAQRTLVREHRRVPQNSLVSSFVNLAVNSKIFASPLAKRLAKMGNIRLESVKGSGPHGRIVKQDILSYTPNIVHNKIVSRNPEEYRLVSNNNIRKIIAKRLLESKQTVPHFYLSIECNVDKLLDIREDINKSFSEDKSTRISVNDFIILAVAKALQEVPNANASWGEDAIRYYNNVDISVAVAIENGLVTPIVKNANQKNIIELSREMKELIKKAKDSKLTPEEFQGGGFTISNLGMYGIKNFNAIINPPQSCIMGVGASAKRAIVKNDQVTIATIMDVTLSADHRVVDGAVGAEFLAALKKFIESPALMLI, from the coding sequence ATGCCGATTAAAATTTTAATGCCTGCTTTATCTCCAACTATGACGGAAGGAAATCTAGCTAGGTGGTTAAAAAAAGAAGGGGATAAAGTTAATCCCGGGGAAGTAATTGCCGAAATTGAAACCGATAAAGCAACGATGGAAGTAGAAGCAGTAGACGAAGGTATACTTGCCAAAATAGTTATCCCACAAAATAGTCAAAATGTACCTGTTAACTCTTTAATTGCCGTATTAAGTGAAGAAGGAGAAGAAAAAGCGGACATTGATGCGTTTATTGCAAAAAATAATAATGTATCACCGTCTGTAAATGTAGAAGAACAGGGGCAGCTAAATTCACAAAGCTTCAGACAAGATGAATTTAAGGACGAGTCTGCACAGCGTACATTAGTACGTGAGCACAGACGAGTTCCACAAAATTCGCTTGTATCAAGCTTTGTGAATTTAGCTGTAAATAGTAAAATATTCGCCTCACCACTAGCAAAAAGACTTGCAAAAATGGGAAATATTAGACTTGAGAGCGTGAAAGGTAGCGGTCCGCACGGTAGAATAGTCAAACAAGATATCTTATCATATACTCCTAACATTGTTCATAATAAAATAGTTAGTAGAAATCCTGAAGAATATCGTTTAGTATCAAATAATAATATCCGCAAGATTATAGCTAAGCGTCTGCTTGAATCTAAACAAACAGTACCACATTTTTATTTATCTATAGAATGTAATGTCGATAAATTGTTAGATATAAGAGAAGACATTAATAAATCTTTTTCTGAAGATAAATCAACAAGGATATCGGTTAATGATTTTATTATTTTAGCAGTAGCCAAAGCTTTACAAGAAGTACCAAATGCCAATGCTAGCTGGGGAGAAGATGCAATTAGGTATTACAATAATGTCGATATTTCAGTAGCGGTAGCGATTGAGAACGGGCTTGTTACGCCGATAGTTAAAAATGCCAATCAAAAAAACATTATAGAGCTATCTCGTGAAATGAAAGAATTAATAAAGAAAGCAAAAGATAGTAAATTAACCCCTGAAGAATTTCAGGGCGGAGGGTTTACCATTTCTAACCTCGGTATGTACGGTATTAAGAATTTCAATGCTATAATTAACCCGCCACAAAGTTGTATAATGGGCGTCGGAGCTAGTGCAAAACGTGCTATAGTCAAGAATGATCAAGTAACTATAGCAACAATTATGGACGT
- a CDS encoding DUF2335 domain-containing protein: MKETKRFFNKNNRLNKGYAKTFSVNEPDNNFYRKKFEHILPPIDLISEYESIYPGTLQELMHMAQKEQAHKHAIDLKNLKIQERVAKLTRICLLIFGICLVVSIFF, encoded by the coding sequence ATGAAAGAGACTAAACGTTTTTTTAACAAAAATAATAGATTAAATAAAGGTTATGCTAAGACTTTTAGTGTCAATGAGCCTGATAATAATTTTTACCGTAAAAAATTTGAACATATATTACCGCCAATTGATTTAATCAGTGAGTATGAGAGTATTTATCCCGGTACTTTACAGGAATTAATGCATATGGCACAAAAAGAACAGGCTCATAAGCATGCTATAGACCTAAAAAACTTGAAAATACAGGAAAGAGTCGCTAAATTAACACGAATCTGTTTATTAATATTTGGAATTTGCCTTGTAGTTTCAATTTTTTTTTAA
- a CDS encoding phage BR0599 family protein, with amino-acid sequence MIILEDIIPDAAKDAEEVKIIAGCDKNFISCCNKFNNAINFRGEPLIPKKDFINLV; translated from the coding sequence TTGATTATATTAGAGGATATTATACCGGATGCTGCCAAAGATGCCGAGGAAGTAAAAATTATTGCCGGATGTGATAAAAATTTTATAAGCTGTTGCAATAAATTTAATAATGCTATAAATTTTAGGGGCGAACCGCTAATACCAAAAAAAGATTTTATAAATTTAGTATAA